In a genomic window of Bicyclus anynana chromosome 5, ilBicAnyn1.1, whole genome shotgun sequence:
- the LOC112052639 gene encoding uncharacterized protein LOC112052639 produces the protein MDKETEMFEEDEYVDVRTLPLKPPLPAPPQEKCVRRVWHPVMWDNANADAPLVDNSEEQKAAERASGREYPHKQRIRNLKRLIAEGKVKPSSETVIFFLCNKFAISEERQSKLS, from the exons ATGGATAAAGAGACTGAAATGTTCGAGGAAGATGAATACGTAGACGTGCGAACATTGCCGCTGAAGCCACCGCTACCGGCGCCGCCTCAAGAGAAGTGCGTGCGTCGTGTTTGGCATCCTGTCATGTGGGACAACGCGAACGCTGATGCGCCTTTGGTTGATAACTCTGAAGAACAG AAAGCAGCCGAGCGCGCCAGCGGCCGGGAGTACCCGCACAAGCAGCGCATACGCAACTTGAAGCGATTGATTGCGGAGGGAAAAGTCAAGCCCAGTTCCGAAACTGTTATATTCTTCTTATGCAATAAATTCGCCATATCAGAGGAGAGGCAATCTAaactttcttaa
- the LOC112053319 gene encoding uncharacterized protein LOC112053319: MFRLSCLFMLWIVCGSALSSEDEHDAFVKSLRSKSYFDEQDSGIASLASNIKASAVHSIDKNHYPQFDTVVSSSIDLPSQLVPRKNIFDAINLNPVEGQSLLPYDRPARLVSQQQPQPNINFAPNTQQRSPVRYDIRTIHDPNYTIYKPEEDEEKPKLAALNKKPTDAVYIQPYINVEVKHPLEYRKEDLTKNFDGEQKYKQNPYIAGLPRYRRYTGGRSRENLKKDDEEDDPYHYKAEYISRPKAFDESPYSSPYKKKKGGKDEYEYPYSYDSGYDHKEYERIKELSEKQAAEIKQNPGNCKEVIKDGMSCMTCKDPKTGGNYESCSYVAEPKNNKYAYSKERKYDSNDDPEESEEKSETPKKSEKLTSKEDTDTHRQDSRNKAENEKPYSSYKQAENQDNPNNKYKSYYTHSSQPKSSEALRAASSEDYKQAENQDNPNNKYKSYYTHSSQPKSSEALRAASSENYKQAENEDSPNNKYKSYYTHSSQPKSSEALRAASSEESSEEVTPKPYDYKKALPGFYTDNEQKKDVEHVLAEFKKKDRSACNKVRKNGMTCFQCLDKNGLKNEECMFVSESAPKQSHLAYQEHKEFTSKPATLDGNEEAESQTVTTNSPPAQKSAAYAASSNYNKKLKRKKTPQTSLTVAANNPDVKITQKVKRSEGSDQSDYAGTRVGVSNIAPPEEFAGADSRGAFWAETLPRYSAALGVSLPEFMLSRSEHEASFDEAVAGA; the protein is encoded by the exons ATGTTTAGATTAAGTTGCCTG TTCATGTTGTGGATTGTGTGCGGGAGTGCATTATCCAGTGAAGACGAACATGATGCATTCGTTAAATCTTTGAGATCCAAGTCATATTTCGACGAACAAGATTCGG GCATAGCGTCGTTGGCTTCAAATATAAAGGCTTCCGCGGTACATAGCATAGATAAAAATCATTACCCACAATTCGATACGGTTGTCAGTAGTTCCATTGATTTACCAAGTCAATTAGTTCCTAGAAAAAACATATTTGATGCTATTAACTTGAATCCTGTCGAGGGTCAAAGCTTGCTTCCGTATGACAGGCCAGCTAGGCTAGTATCACAACAGCAGCCACAGCCGAATATTAATTTTGCACCTAATACGCAGCAACGTAGCCCCGTAAGATATGACATAAGAACTATACATGACCctaattatacaatttataagcCAGAAGAAGATGAAGAAAAACCCAAGTTAGCAGCTTTGAACAAAAAACCCACAGATGCAGTTTATATTCAACCTTATATTAACGTTGAAGTAAAGCATCCATTAGAGTATCGGAAAGAAGATTTGACTAAAAACTTCGATGGTGAACAAAAATACAAGCAAAATCCTTATATTGCAGGGCTGCCTCGTTATCGGCGTTATACAGGTGGAAGAAGCAGGGAAAACTTGAAAAAAGACGACGAAGAAGATGATCCTTATCATTATAAAGCAGAATACATATCTAGACCCAAAGCGTTCGATGAAAGCCCCTATAGCAGTCCATACAAAAAGAAGAAGGGTGGAAAAGATGAATATGAATATCCGTACAGCTACGACTCGGGATATGATCATAAAGAATATGAAAGGATAAAGGAGCTTTCCGAGAAACAAGCTGCCGAAATTAAGCAAAATCCAGGTAACTGCAAAGAAGTTATCAAGGACGGAATGTCGTGTATGACCTGCAAGGATCCCAAAACTGGAGGAAACTATGAATCCTGTTCCTATGTTGCTGAACCTAAGAACAACAAATATGCTTATTCGAAAGAGAGGAAATATGACAGTAACGACGACCCCGAAGAGTCTGAAGAAAAATCTGAGACAccaaaaaaatctgaaaaactGACTTCAAAGGAAGACACCGACACACACCGACAAGACTCGAGGAACAAAGCTGAAAATGAAAAACCTTACAGTAGTTACAAGCAGGCTGAAAACCAAGACAACCCCAATAACAAATACAAGTCCTATTATACTCACTCCTCTCAACCAAAGTCAAGTGAAGCACTGCGGGCTGCAAGTAGTGAAGACTACAAACAGGCTGAAAACCAAGACAACCCCAATAATAAATACAAGTCCTATTATACTCACTCCTCTCAACCGAAGTCAAGTGAAGCACTGCGTGCTGCAAGTAGTGAAAACTACAAACAGGCTGAAAACGAAGACAGCCCCAATAATAAATACAAGTCCTATTATACTCATTCCTCTCAACCAAAGTCAAGTGAAGCACTGCGTGCTGCAAGTAGTGAAGAAAGTTCCGAAGAAGTTACACCGAAACCATATGATTATAAAAAAGCATTACCTGGATTTTATACCGACAATGAACAAAAAAAAGACGTTGAACACGTGCTAGCTGAGTTTAAAAAGAAGGATAGGTCAGCATGTAATAAAGTAAGAAAAAATGGAATGACTTGTTTCCAATGCCTCGACAAAAATGGACTGAAGAATGAAGAGTGTATGTTTGTATCAGAATCAGCGCCTAAACAAAGCCATTTAGCGTATCAGGAACACAAAGAATTCACATCCAAACCGGCAACATTGGACGGAAATGAGGAAGCTGAAAGTCAGACTGTCACTACCAACTCACCTCCAGCACAGAAATCGGCAGCATATGCAGCGTCttcaaattataacaaaaaattgaAGCGGAAAAAGACGCCACAGACATCCCTCACTGTGGCTGCTAATAATCCAGACGTAAAAATTACCCAAAAAGTTAAAAGGAGTGAAGGATCCGATCAATCTGATTATGCAGGCACACGCGTTGGAGTTTCAAATATAGCTCCTCCAGAAGAATTCGCAGGTGCGGACTCAAGGGGAGCTTTTTGGGCCGAAACACTGCCGCGTTATAGCGCAGCTTTAGGTGTTTCACTGCCTGAATTTATGCTATCGAGATCAGAACACGAAGCTTCATTCGACGAAGCCGTCGCGGGAGCGTAA